The Acidobacteriota bacterium sequence CCGCCGGCGTGGGCTTCGTGACGCGCGGGCCGGCGTTGACGCCGCTGCCGGAGACGGCTGTGGTGGTGCATGAAGAAGCGGCGCATCGTGATCCCGAGGTAAGACGTTCCGAGGTGGGCCCATGAGTGCGCCTTCGAGTTTGCAGCTCACATCGTCTGTGGTGACCACCTGGTCGGCCATCGGCGTGATCGTGGTGACCTCGACCGCGGGCGACGTGCTCACCGCCAAGGCGATGAAGCAGGTCGGCGACCTGGGCGAACTGTGGGAGAAGCAAGGCTTCTTCGCCTGCGTGAAGCGCGTGACCACGAACAAATGGTTCGTGCTCGGCGTGACCGCGATGGCGATGGCGTTCTTCTCGCTGTTGTTTGCGCTGTCGTGGGCGGACGTGAGCCTGGTCGCGCCGGCGGCGGCGTCACTCTCGTTCGTGACCAACGCGATCGCCGCGAAGTTCTTCCTGCACGAACGCGTAGACGCGCGGCGCTGGGCAGCAGCGCTCTGCGTGTGCGGTGGCGTGGCGCTCTTAGCCGCGTAAACCAGCCGCATAACGCCAGCGGCTCAGCGTCAGCCTCTTCCAGTCAACCCTTGAACCAACGCATGAAGCCCTTGGAAGGCAGGTCGGGGACGAGATATTTCTGCGGGCTCTTCTCCGTACTGGCGGCGGCGCGGGCTAGCTCTTCCGCGGCGCGATAGCCAGAGCGCACGGCGCCTTCCATGGTGGCGGGCCATCCGGTGGCCGTCCAGTCGCCGGCGAGGAAGACACGCGGCCATCCAGTGCGCTGCGGCGGGCGGTAATCGTCCGAGCGCGGCTTGGCGGAGTAGGTCGCGTGGATCTCCTTGATCACCGTCTGCTTCATCACCTTGGCGTCC is a genomic window containing:
- a CDS encoding EamA family transporter; this translates as MSAPSSLQLTSSVVTTWSAIGVIVVTSTAGDVLTAKAMKQVGDLGELWEKQGFFACVKRVTTNKWFVLGVTAMAMAFFSLLFALSWADVSLVAPAAASLSFVTNAIAAKFFLHERVDARRWAAALCVCGGVALLAA